AGTATTTGCAGGCTGCTGTACTTCATAAAAATTACAATGGATTCCACTGGTTACAAATGCTAGGTCCTTCCTCACAATGACCAATCACCCAAGATCAGCATCTGTTCTCATGTGCAGCCCTGTCATGTTTATGCGCAATGTTTTGCCCAAACCAACAAAAGGAACTGAGCTGGTGTTGGCATGTTGTTGTAAGTACCACAGAAATGGATCAGGAATATGCAACACGAAACAGGAAGTCCAGTTTGAAAGCACTGTAGCAGTTTATGCCCTTTAAAATTGACTTTTAACTCTGATAAGCTGATGTTTATAGAGAAAATGTTCTCCTGAGtctcttaaaatgaaaattgGCTACACAAGCTACACACTGCATGCTACAATTAACTAAAGCTGCAATGCCAATGCAATGTTAATGGGGTCAACATATTTTTGATGCATCTCTTGAGCACCAACTATCACtttaagtttaaaatgtatCAATTTCTGTATCCATTCATTCAAGTTTGCTTTAGGTGTGTTTGAATGGCTTAAATATCCATTCTGTGATTTTGCaacacatcaacatcatcaaTGGATATTTAATGGTCTGTGGTCTGATGTTTTGGTTCAAACTAAGGAAAGTTGACTACTATTACTGTTGTTACAGCCATGCCAATAGCAAATACCaataccaaaataaaacacGTTGGCAAAGGAACAATGGTGACGTTTTATGTTACCTTCAACAGCAGCTCCTTCATTAGGCTTGGAATATCCTTGGCCTTTAGTGATAATGCGACGGATGATTCCTCCATCTTCTTCATCAGTTATGTCCTCACCCCGAAACTCAAACAGTTCCACCTACAAGTGTGCATATATGTAAATTAATACATTGATATGAAGTATATAATAGATCATCAGAACAGTTCATTACTACGGAATCTTACCTCAAAGACAAGAGTGGCACTGGGGGGTATTTTAGGTGGGCTGCCTGCAGATCCATAAGCATACTCTGGCTTACAGATGAGCTGGGCCAACTCCCCCACTTTCATTGTCGCTACACCAATGTCCCATGCTTTTATTACTTGACCTAAACACAGAAAGGACGGATCAGCAGAACTGGCTGTGCAACTATGTCACGAAATGTCATGTCTCTGCTAGATATGAAACCAACCTTTGCCTAACTCAAAGGAAaacttctctcctctgtctctgcttgAGTCAAAATGAGTGCCATCCAGAAGTGTGCCAACATAATGTACAAACACTTTGTCACCAGTCATAGGCAGCTCTGTGCCAGTGCCTTCCCTCTTCACCAGCTGggaaaaaatgcacaaatagaGACAGACTTTCATTGAGTGAATTagatatatattatttattatttggtcTTTTATTGCCTTCCACAAACATGTAAAGGTACAGTGGCCTAAACAACCACCGTGCAGTCTGGTACATTGCAAATAAATCATTGTGAATGAACAACTTTCATGTTACAAACCCTgttgtatgtgcgtgtgtgtgaatattaaaTGTTCATCAGCATTAATAGCTTTTGCAATTGATCGTTCTCCAAGGCTCCAGAGCCTTCTAGAAAAGTGTATTGTCGACATGGCTAATTAATTATCCATGTTGCAAACACCCTGGCAATAACTTAGCTATATAatcaatgtaaaataaacaaggCAAATAGCCTGACAACAATGCAGTTAGCTTGCATTGGCTGCTTTTATTGGAGCTATATCCTGGTTAGTAAGcaacagctaacgttagcctagCCCAACGAGTAAACAACGAGCAGCCAGATAATCAGTGCGATGTCTAGATAATGAAACAGCAAGTAAACACTGGTTTTACCTTTAAAACACCCCCGTCTTTCTTTGGTGTGATGTCCTCTCCCTCCATCGGGATGGTGTGTTGTCCTTCACCTGTCAGCTCTTCTGCAGTCATTGTCAAGAAGCagatttcctcctcctcctcctccttctacACTGACATGCACCACAAGTGAAACCTCGCTGAGACAAGCTAACAGGAATGACGGCTGAATGACTTATCCAGAACTGTGCGGCAACAAGCTGACTAATGCCaacgctaacgttagctagctagctaacgaGTCAACGCTCTTCGCGAGCCTCCCTTACTActtgtacatgtacataaaaacacacGCTCCGCCTTCCAGCTGGCTGTAATGCTACTCGCTGCTGTGCACCAGACGCGCTTGCAACCGAACAAAATACGGGCTTTGTGCAAGACTACTTCAGGTCCACGTTGTCTCGCTGTTTGGCAGCTGACAGGCGCTCAAAGAAGGCAGAGAACTTTCCAGACAGTCTAGGAGGAACCCGGGGGATGAACCCGGGTTGGAGGCGTTACATGTGCGGTTCACGCCTCTCCCGGAGGGGCGGTAACCATGCAAAGGGAACAGGTGTAAACGTTTAGTTTATCGTCACGTATGCAGATAATAGCGTAGTAAATTTAGTTTACCGTCACATATGTGGTTAGTAGCGTAGTATCCACAACGTCTACTAACCACATAGTGACGCATTACAGTGCCAGAATACGGCACAGGCGCAGTTGCCCCGCCCGCTCAAGCATCGCGGTGTGTTAAAACACGCACTCCTTGTTTTACCTCGCTCCCTATTGGTCAGATCCCGTGTCCACTAGTGTGTGTTGGCGCGGTTGTTGAAAACCCGGGAGTTAAAAATACtaacaagaaaacacagtaagTCTTCATTTTAGGACATCTGCGAGTAGGTATACTGCAACGATCTGTCTGTGCAATGTTATTTCCAGCAGTAGATAAACGTTATCAGCCGATGTGTGGTAGAATTGTCCACGTAGAAGCTCGTAGTTTTGTGAATTTCCTGTTATGACTCGTTAACAGAGTCCAGTGACGGGTTTAACATCAAATGTTAGCTTCTTGGTATCACATGTATACGAACTGGACAACTATTCTACATAACAGATTACCTAGTTGatataaatgttaaactgaatCGCAAATTCAGGTTCGACGTCGTGCCTGCTTGTGTGAGTCAGTGTTAGACTAAACATCACTATCTGGTGTTGTGTCTTGTAGGTAATGCAAGTCAGTCTAAACACAGTGTGGGTTAAGATTTCAACAGGACTGTATCCAAACTGAAGTGTTTGATCTAACATTTAGGTCGTCCTCAGAGGAGGTCACAAGAATGGAGAATAGCAGGACCATGTTTCCATTTCCCTaccagccctacaacatccaggaGCAGTTCATGCAAGCTCTGTACGGTGCACTCGAGCAGGGCAAAGTTGGCATCTTTGAAAGCCCAACTGGAacggtgtgtatgtgtgtttgtaggagagagcaagaggaagTAGTTCATTTCATTAATAACTTTACCTACTTGTGTGTGTCCTTTAACCCAGGGCAAGTCGCTCAGTCTGATATGTGGAGCTCTGAGCTGGCTCGCAGACCACGAGGAGAGAAAAAGGCAGGAggcagctgctctgctgcacgATGGAGAAGCTGCGCTTTCTGCTTCCACAGATCCGTCCTCCACCACCAGCTCCTCTGCAGAGCCGGACTGGATCACTGATTTTGTTCAAAAAAAGGCTGAGAGGGATTTGGTGTCAAAGCTGAAGGTGAAGTGAACGTCATTGCATTTTAGATGCAACTTTGCTGTGGATGTTGAATTTTCCTTTGCTCAGCTTATGAATAATAtatgtttgcgtgtgtgtgcgtgtcaggAGGAAGAGCttaagagaaagaagagggaagAACGCTTAGAAATGATCAGAAACAATGTTCAGCTAAAGTATGCAATGAAAAGAAAGGTAAGCAAACCTGCACAAACTCATCAGACACCAGAAAATGATCTATAAATTACAGTCATTGTTGGGTCTTTACAACtgaatacatacatttttgtgtatCTTTCTGTAGAACTGTGAAGATGATGAGACATTCAAGTTGCTCCAGCTCAgtaaggaggaaaaaacagaggCACCAGAACATAAAGAGGATGAGGAGCTTATCATTGCAGAATATGAGAGTGATGACGAGTTAAAGGGCAAAAGCAGGTGAGGGCAGACATTATTAAATATCAGATGTTAATCATCCCTATaagaagctgaaataaatgGACTGAAATAAATTGTTTGCTCATATGCTCAGATTTTGTGTTgctgaagatgatgaagatgatgaattGGTTGAAGAACACGTTACTAAGGTAACAATGCAACTGTAAGAATGAGTGTCCTCCTGATGGAAAACAGAATAATGCTAATAAGTGTCACACAATGCCTTGAATGAAACTGTAACTCTGCATGTCGACAGATTTACTATTGCAGTCGCACTCACTCCCAGTTAGCTCAATTTGTCCATGAGGTCCAAAAGAGCCCCTTCAGCAAGGACATCAGTCTGGTCACACTGGGCTCACGGCAGGTATGtgtacatacacagacacacacaaatacaccagTAAAAGTCTGAACAGTCTGAGTCTGTAGTATATTAGTAGAAGTAAAGTCACTGTGAATGTTAACCAGAATCATCATTGCAGTCTTTAGGTTACTAATTTTTAAGCATTAGCTCAAATACTTTAGAGCTTTCTTGCAATTTCCTTGTCAGACAGATGCTTCACTAAAGCACAAAGAAACCTGAATTTAGAAACAAAAggtcactttttgttttttgtgacaaCTTGGATATTTTCAAGTGACTTAGAATCAAAGTTGGCACCTGGGTAGAGGCTACTAGAATGATCTAGATAATAAATAGATCTACTTCCTAGTCTATGTCCTTATGTAAAAGCAGGCTGTCTCTGAGGTCTTGGGCGTGGCTACAAGTGCTGCATTCTTATGAAAGGAGCTTAACAGTGGAAGGAGTTTCTGTAACAGTAgcaatgttaatgtgttaataaaGTCCAAAgttctttgtgttgtgtgtttgaaaaCATTTAGAATAAAGCACAAATCTCACATTTTGTGCAGCTCGACcaactgtgtttttgaatgctgtaataattataataaataattagaattaCAAAAAATATACTGACATAGTTtgagatttaaattaaaatggagAAGTATTGGGtgttgacaaaaaacaaaaacaacactgcacatACATTTGTTCCCTTTCCACACAGAGAAGCTTGTATTACGTGAGTTGTGGACTGCTGGTAAACCACAGGGTCAGCAGTTCAATTCCTGCTTCCAACAGTGTAATTGACACTGAACTCCAAAttggtctttgtgtgtgttagtctAACTTTAAAGGTGCTCTGGATAAAGCTGTCTACCAGAATTAAATCTGAACCTGATTGATAACCTGACTGACCTGTCTGACACTAGTTTTCCAAATAACTTTACTTCACAGAATCTGTGTATTAACGAGGAGGTGCGCAGCTTGGGCAGCATCCAGCGCATTAATGACTGCTGCATGgagatgcagaaaaacaaacatggtgaGAGCCTATAAACCTACAAGCACCAACTAGCACCTAAACTACTGATCTAATAGGCAGGTTTCTGATGGTATTGACATGCATTTCTAATGAATTTACCTGTTCCATCCTGTAGAGAAACAACATCACGAGGAGGGTGTGAAACGTAAGCGAGGTCCAGCAAAGACTGTGTGTCCCTACAATAAGacttcagctctgcagcagatgAGGGATGTAGTTCTGGGGACGGTTCATGACATAGAGCAGCTGCTGAAGTTGGGCAGGGAAACACATTCATGTCCTTATTATGCCACGCGCCTTTCTATTCCCCCTGCTCAGGTAACCCAGCACTGCTTGTACTCTGTTGATCCATTGCTGTCTCATTACTTTTGATGTTCTGTAGATTGCAGTTGCAGAGTTAATCTGCATGGCCTCTTTTTCTCTATACGTCTGCATAGTTGGTGGTGTTACCCTATCAGATGGTGCTTCATGAAGCTACAAGAAAGGCAGCAGGGGTCCAGCTGAAGGGACAGGTAAGATTAGATTTTTCCGCTCAGCAACCATCaccaatgttgttttttgtgaaaaatGCATATCTTGTAAATGTATGTGATTGTGAGGTATTTGAGACCTCATCATTCCTCCATATGTTTCAGTAATATGAAGTGGTATTCATCTGTcatgttccttttttcttcttttaacagGTTGTAATCATAGATGAAGCTCACAATCTTAGTGACACACTTTCCTGTATACACAGTGCAGAGCTGAATGGAGCACAGGTAAACACAGTCAAGCATCTCATGTACAAAGCTAAGTTTTAACTTTGTTTCCTGTGATATGCTGAATCTACCTGAATCTTCTGCAGCTTTGCCGTGCCCACTCCCAGCTCACCCAGTATGCGGACCGCTATAAGTgagtatacacacacaatcacgCGATGCATTAATTCACAAATCAAATATAATCTCACCTTCCTGACTGTTATCTGCATCATCAGGAGCAGGCTGAAGGCAAAGAATCTGATGTATATCAAACAGATTCTGTTTGTGGTTGAAGGGCTTGTCCAGGTGCTGGGAGGTAAGTGGGTTTGggttaaaattaatttattattgttaataattgTTTATTATTGCTGGTCTGCAACATAGGTGGGAAAGGAAATTGTGGGACAGTGAAGTCAGTAATGGTGACATTACAACAATCTATTCTTGATGTAATTCCTGTAGGTAAAGTGGGGCAAAGTCCACAGGGCCAGACTACACCAACAGGTCAGTAAATTACACACtcattaaaaagacacatttaagCACAAATCCCTAATTGtcatgcttctttttcttctagGAATAGAGATGCTTACCATTAACAACTTCCACTTTAAAGCTCACATCGACAATATCAACTTGTTCAAGGTAGTTGACAGTGCTATGATTTAATTGAGAATCACAGTCATAAAAACAGACTAAACCTTCCTTTAATGTCGCTATCACTTTCACTTTAGCTACAAAAATACTTTGAGAAGAGCATGATCAGCAGAAAGGTGAGTGTTTAACATGTccatatgttgttgttttatatgttcCCCTATAGTCAGAGCGATCCACGGAAATGTACCACtcgtgttttctctctgcagcttgGTGGCTTTGTGGAGAAGTACGCAGGTTCAGGCGTGAGTCTTCACACACAGACCAACACCAACAAAGAGAACCGACGCATCGAGGGCTTAAACCGCTACCTTCAAACACTACAGAGCAACCAGAGCACCACACCAGGTCAGAtgtcacatcttttttttttttttttttttttttttttataaattgcTGCTGAGTTGTATTGTTTCACGTGTATTCTCACATTCCGCCATGTGTTACACTGGCATTTAGCAAAACCAACAGTGACCAATGTAACATTTCTTTAGCTGAAGTGACTTTTTCacttcagctttttcttttacattatcTTATACAATAACTGATGtgctctgtctgctcctctGTGTGCAGTTTCTTCACCAGACCAGCAGGGGTCTGTAGAGGCAGATAAAGTTCTGTCTGCATCTCCCATGATGCAGGTGGAAGGTTTCTTAATGGCTCTCACTAACAGCAACACCGATGGCAGAGTGGTGGTGCACAGACAAGGTACCATttacacacagaacaacataaTTGACAaccattaaataaaactactacAGTCCCTAATTTTTGTGCAGGTACTCTGTCAGACAACAGCGTGAAGTTCTTGCTGTTGAATCCAGCAGTCCACTTTACCCAGGTGCTGAAGGAGTGCAGAGCAGTCATAATTGCTGGAGGAACCATGCAGcctgtgtgtaatttaaaaatcattaaaataaaatcaaggcTTTGCTGTGCATGATTTCCAATTCTAAAAGATGTTATATGTAGGTTTCTGACTTCAAACAAGAGCTTCTGTTTTCTGCCGGAGTGGGAGAAGAGCGCATCACTGAGTTTTCCTGTGGTGAGTGGCCCAATTTAAAACACCACATTGCTCTGTGTAGCTtcactatttgtttttttttaattttataatgCCCTGTCTCTTAATGATGTGTTTATCAATGTTTCTCTTTGTGAGaatgtttgataaatgattATAGATTATAAATGAAtttgtaaatagataaataaattataGCCTGTATTTCATATGAATACCAGTTTCCCCTGTGTAATGATCTAATTCACTAATATAATATTCGTAACAGAGGCAAAAACCTGGTGCAGAGGTGACAAATATTGTCAGAACTAAAGCATAGACGAGAAGCAAACACATCTTAGCTGACTGATTTATATTGTCTACGAGATAATGCTTGAGCTGTTTTTATGTGATCATGTCAGTAAAGTCAGTAAATAATCTTGTCTTATATATTTGTCTGCAGGTCATGTAATACCTCCTGAGAACATTCTCCCTCTTGTCCTGTGCAGCGGCCCATCTGGTCAGGAGCTGGATTTTACTTTCCAAAACAGAGACTCTCCCCGAATGGTAACCGA
This DNA window, taken from Anabas testudineus chromosome 6, fAnaTes1.2, whole genome shotgun sequence, encodes the following:
- the ddx11 gene encoding ATP-dependent DNA helicase DDX11 isoform X3, with translation MIRNNVQLKYAMKRKNCEDDETFKLLQLSKEEKTEAPEHKEDEELIIAEYESDDELKGKSRFCVAEDDEDDELVEEHVTKIYYCSRTHSQLAQFVHEVQKSPFSKDISLVTLGSRQNLCINEEVRSLGSIQRINDCCMEMQKNKHEKQHHEEGVKRKRGPAKTVCPYNKTSALQQMRDVVLGTVHDIEQLLKLGRETHSCPYYATRLSIPPAQLVVLPYQMVLHEATRKAAGVQLKGQVVIIDEAHNLSDTLSCIHSAELNGAQLCRAHSQLTQYADRYKSRLKAKNLMYIKQILFVVEGLVQVLGGKVGQSPQGQTTPTGIEMLTINNFHFKAHIDNINLFKLQKYFEKSMISRKLGGFVEKYAGSGVSLHTQTNTNKENRRIEGLNRYLQTLQSNQSTTPVSSPDQQGSVEADKVLSASPMMQVEGFLMALTNSNTDGRVVVHRQGTLSDNSVKFLLLNPAVHFTQVLKECRAVIIAGGTMQPVSDFKQELLFSAGVGEERITEFSCGHVIPPENILPLVLCSGPSGQELDFTFQNRDSPRMMDETGRILSNICNVVPGGVVCFFPSYDYSRRIIAHWEASGALSRLSNKKKIFQEPKKANQVEQVLSDFSRCIQRCALDGGGLTGALLFSVVGGKMSEGINFSDDLGRCVVMVGMPYPNIKSPELQEKMSYLDKHLPHVGGRSPGQALIENLCMKAVNQSIGRAIRHRGDYSSIVLCDRRYSRPATLSKLPTWIKARTSTHTSFGPAFAALRKVRSKYNSVYTHSKHCSATKTYLCCLCIVS
- the ddx11 gene encoding ATP-dependent DNA helicase DDX11 isoform X2; this encodes MENSRTMFPFPYQPYNIQEQFMQALYGALEQGKVGIFESPTGTGKSLSLICGALSWLADHEERKRQEAAALLHDGEAALSASTDPSSTTSSSAEPDWITDFVQKKAERDLVSKLKEEELKRKKREERLEMIRNNVQLKYAMKRKNCEDDETFKLLQLSKEEKTEAPEHKEDEELIIAEYESDDELKGKSRFCVAEDDEDDELVEEHVTKIYYCSRTHSQLAQFVHEVQKSPFSKDISLVTLGSRQNLCINEEVRSLGSIQRINDCCMEMQKNKHEKQHHEEGVKRKRGPAKTVCPYNKTSALQQMRDVVLGTVHDIEQLLKLGRETHSCPYYATRLSIPPAQLVVLPYQMVLHEATRKAAGVQLKGQVVIIDEAHNLSDTLSCIHSAELNGAQLCRAHSQLTQYADRYKSRLKAKNLMYIKQILFVVEGLVQVLGGKVGQSPQGQTTPTGIEMLTINNFHFKAHIDNINLFKLQKYFEKSMISRKLGGFVEKYAGSGVSLHTQTNTNKENRRIEGLNRYLQTLQSNQSTTPVSSPDQQGSVEADKVLSASPMMQVEGFLMALTNSNTDGRVVVHRQGTLSDNSVKFLLLNPAVHFTQVLKECRAVIIAGGTMQPVSDFKQELLFSAGVGEERITEFSCGHVIPPENILPLVLCSGPSGQELDFTFQNRDSPRMMDETGRILSNICNVVPGGVVCFFPSYDYSRRIIAHWEASGALSRLSNKKKIFQEPKKANQVEQVLSDFSRCIQRCALDGGGLTGALLFSVVGGKMSEGINFSDDLGRCVVMVGMPYPNIKSPELQEKMSYLDKHLPHVGGRSPGQALIENLCMKAVNQSIGRAIRHRGDYSSIVLCDRRYSRPATLSKLPTWIKARTSTHTSFGPAFAALRKFFLEKKQKQV
- the ddx11 gene encoding ATP-dependent DNA helicase DDX11 isoform X1; this encodes MENSRTMFPFPYQPYNIQEQFMQALYGALEQGKVGIFESPTGTGKSLSLICGALSWLADHEERKRQEAAALLHDGEAALSASTDPSSTTSSSAEPDWITDFVQKKAERDLVSKLKEEELKRKKREERLEMIRNNVQLKYAMKRKNCEDDETFKLLQLSKEEKTEAPEHKEDEELIIAEYESDDELKGKSRFCVAEDDEDDELVEEHVTKIYYCSRTHSQLAQFVHEVQKSPFSKDISLVTLGSRQNLCINEEVRSLGSIQRINDCCMEMQKNKHEKQHHEEGVKRKRGPAKTVCPYNKTSALQQMRDVVLGTVHDIEQLLKLGRETHSCPYYATRLSIPPAQLVVLPYQMVLHEATRKAAGVQLKGQVVIIDEAHNLSDTLSCIHSAELNGAQLCRAHSQLTQYADRYKSRLKAKNLMYIKQILFVVEGLVQVLGGKVGQSPQGQTTPTGIEMLTINNFHFKAHIDNINLFKLQKYFEKSMISRKLGGFVEKYAGSGVSLHTQTNTNKENRRIEGLNRYLQTLQSNQSTTPVSSPDQQGSVEADKVLSASPMMQVEGFLMALTNSNTDGRVVVHRQGTLSDNSVKFLLLNPAVHFTQVLKECRAVIIAGGTMQPVSDFKQELLFSAGVGEERITEFSCGHVIPPENILPLVLCSGPSGQELDFTFQNRDSPRMMDETGRILSNICNVVPGGVVCFFPSYDYSRRIIAHWEASGALSRLSNKKKIFQEPKKANQVEQVLSDFSRCIQRCALDGGGLTGALLFSVVGGKMSEGINFSDDLGRCVVMVGMPYPNIKSPELQEKMSYLDKHLPHVGGRSPGQALIENLCMKAVNQSIGRAIRHRGDYSSIVLCDRRYSRPATLSKLPTWIKARTSTHTSFGPAFAALRKVRSKYNSVYTHSKHCSATKTYLCCLCIVS